A single region of the Solwaraspora sp. WMMD406 genome encodes:
- the scpA gene encoding methylmalonyl-CoA mutase produces the protein MIPDFRDARLVDPDADPDAEPATPASHPTAELDEAGARAWTAAVREHTGRDPRELAWDTPEGIRVAPLYTAEDLAGLEFLDTWPGIPPYLRGPYPTMYTTQPWTIRQYAGFSTAEESNAFYRRNLAAGQKGLSIAFDLATHRGYDSDHPRVAGDVGMAGVAIDSILDMRQLFDGIPLEKMSVSMTMNGAVLPVLALYIVAAEEQGVAPERLTGTIQNDILKEFMVRNTYIYPPGPSMRIISDIFAYTSARMPKFNSISISGYHIQEAGATADLELAYTLADGAEYLRAGRAAGLDIDVFAPRLSFFWAMGMNFFMEVAKLRAARLLWAKLVRQAGATNAKSLSLRTHCQTSGWSLTAQDVYTNVIRTCVEAMAATQGHTQSLHTNALDEALALPTDFSARIARNTQLLLAHESGTTRVIDPWGGSFYLERLTHDLARRAWEHITEVEAAGGMARAIDDGLPKLRIEEAAARTQARIDSGRQPVIGVNRFRPEADEPVEVLKVDNTAVRAAQLAKLRQLRAERDEADCAAALDALTRAAGRPTSPGDDDLDGNLLTLAVRAARARATVGEISTALERVYGRHAAQIRTITGVYRREAGAVAAIEQARTAAADFAEAEGRRPRILVAKMGQDGHDRGQKVVASAFADLGFDVDVGPLFQTPAEVARQAVEADVHLVGVNSLAAGHLTLVPALRDELAALGRDDIMIIVGGVVPPQDFDALRAAGAAAIFPPGTVLADAALDLLGELSRRLGHPGLAGPPPGGPAPTEAGAG, from the coding sequence ATGATTCCGGACTTCCGCGACGCGCGGCTCGTCGACCCGGACGCCGACCCGGACGCCGAGCCGGCCACACCCGCTTCGCACCCAACCGCCGAGCTGGACGAAGCAGGCGCAAGGGCTTGGACGGCAGCGGTGCGGGAGCACACCGGCCGGGACCCACGGGAGCTGGCCTGGGACACCCCGGAGGGGATCCGGGTGGCTCCGCTGTACACCGCCGAGGACCTGGCGGGGCTGGAGTTCCTGGACACCTGGCCCGGCATCCCGCCGTACCTGCGGGGGCCGTACCCGACGATGTACACCACCCAGCCGTGGACGATCCGCCAGTACGCCGGATTCTCCACCGCCGAGGAGTCCAACGCCTTCTACCGGCGCAACCTCGCCGCCGGCCAGAAGGGCCTGTCGATCGCGTTCGACCTGGCCACCCATCGCGGCTACGACTCCGATCATCCTCGGGTGGCCGGCGACGTCGGCATGGCCGGGGTGGCGATCGACTCGATCCTCGACATGCGGCAGCTCTTCGACGGGATCCCGCTGGAGAAGATGAGCGTGTCGATGACCATGAACGGCGCGGTCCTGCCGGTGCTGGCGCTCTACATCGTCGCGGCCGAGGAACAGGGGGTGGCGCCGGAGCGGCTGACCGGGACCATCCAGAACGACATCCTCAAGGAGTTCATGGTCCGCAACACCTATATCTATCCGCCCGGGCCGTCGATGCGGATCATCTCCGACATCTTCGCCTACACGTCGGCGCGGATGCCGAAATTCAACTCGATCTCGATTTCCGGTTACCACATTCAGGAGGCCGGGGCCACCGCTGACCTGGAACTGGCGTACACGCTGGCCGACGGTGCGGAGTATCTGCGGGCCGGGCGGGCCGCCGGGTTGGACATCGATGTGTTCGCCCCCCGGTTGTCGTTCTTCTGGGCGATGGGGATGAACTTCTTCATGGAGGTCGCCAAGCTTCGGGCGGCCCGGCTGCTCTGGGCCAAGCTGGTCCGCCAGGCTGGCGCGACCAACGCCAAGTCGTTGAGTCTGCGGACCCACTGCCAGACCTCCGGCTGGTCGCTGACCGCGCAGGACGTCTACACCAACGTCATTCGTACCTGCGTCGAGGCGATGGCCGCGACCCAGGGACACACCCAGTCGCTGCACACCAACGCCCTGGACGAGGCTCTCGCGCTGCCCACCGACTTCTCCGCCCGGATCGCCCGCAACACCCAGCTGTTGCTCGCCCACGAATCCGGCACCACACGGGTGATCGATCCGTGGGGCGGCAGCTTCTACCTGGAACGGCTCACCCATGATCTGGCCCGGCGGGCCTGGGAGCACATCACGGAGGTGGAGGCGGCCGGAGGGATGGCCCGAGCCATCGACGACGGGCTGCCCAAGCTGCGGATCGAGGAGGCCGCCGCGCGGACCCAGGCGCGGATCGACTCCGGCCGGCAGCCGGTGATCGGGGTCAACCGCTTCCGGCCGGAGGCGGACGAGCCGGTCGAGGTGCTCAAGGTCGACAACACGGCGGTACGGGCGGCGCAGCTGGCGAAGTTGCGTCAGCTGCGCGCCGAACGCGACGAGGCGGACTGTGCCGCCGCGCTCGACGCGCTGACCCGGGCCGCCGGCCGACCGACCTCGCCGGGCGACGACGATCTCGACGGCAACCTGCTGACGCTGGCGGTCCGGGCGGCGCGGGCCCGGGCCACCGTCGGCGAGATCTCCACGGCGCTGGAGCGGGTGTACGGCCGGCACGCCGCGCAGATCCGTACCATCACCGGGGTGTACCGGCGGGAGGCGGGAGCGGTGGCCGCGATCGAGCAGGCCCGGACGGCGGCCGCCGACTTCGCCGAGGCGGAGGGGCGCCGACCCCGCATCCTGGTCGCCAAGATGGGCCAGGACGGCCACGACCGGGGGCAGAAGGTCGTCGCGTCCGCCTTCGCTGACCTGGGGTTCGACGTTGACGTCGGTCCGCTGTTCCAGACCCCGGCGGAGGTGGCGCGGCAGGCGGTCGAGGCAGACGTGCACTTGGTCGGGGTCAACTCCCTGGCCGCCGGGCACCTCACCCTGGTACCGGCGCTGCGCGACGAGCTCGCCGCGCTGGGCCGCGACGACATCATGATCATCGTGGGGGGTGTGGTCCCGCCGCAGGACTTCGACGCGTTGCGCGCCGCCGGAGCGGCGGCGATCTTCCCACCCGGTACGGTGCTGGCCGATGCCGCGCTCGACCTGCTCGGCGAGCTGTCCCGGCGGCTCGGGCATCCGGGTCTCGCCGGCCCGCCGCCCGGCGGGCCGGCACCGACGGAAGCCGGGGCCGGATGA
- a CDS encoding methylmalonyl-CoA mutase subunit beta, giving the protein MTVPSENLGPAGDFPPTAPQQWRRLVLGVLRKSGAAGPDTPIDGVDDLLATTTYDGIRVAALHTRPATPPAIGTPGAAPFVRGAQLLRDGGGAGGTTPADTVAGWDVRARYADPDPKATREAVLTDLANGVTSVWLDLSSGGLEPADLGDALDGVHLDLAGVVLDSGGRGLPAVEAFLALAASRRTDPAELTGNLGLDPVGWQARTGEPADLSGLTDLVGRHADRYPRLRSVCVDATSYHEAGGSDAQELGCALATGVAYLRALTAAGLDVSAAFAELEFRYAATTDQFLTIAKLRAARRMWSRVAQLCGVPDAGRQRQHAVTSLAAMTARDPWVNMLRTTVACFAAGVGGADAVTVTPFDARYGPPDGFARRIARNTQSVLLAEAHLGRVLDPAGGSWYVERLTADLATVAWEWFTRIERAGGIATALATGLVAEEIEATWAERAANLAHRRDPITGVSEFPDLAEGPPRDASARPAQSGTADRPAQNGALPRRFYAQDFEACRDRADDHLAATGTRPSVFLATLGPLAAHGARVGFATNLFAAGGIATSRAGAPDDDPAAIAAAFAADPTIVACVCGTDQAYGERAAPLAAALTAAGAKRVWLAGRPAGIDHVDGYLYTGCDALAVLETTLDDLGVAR; this is encoded by the coding sequence ATGACAGTGCCATCCGAGAACCTGGGCCCGGCCGGGGACTTCCCACCGACCGCGCCGCAGCAGTGGCGGCGGCTGGTGCTCGGCGTACTGCGTAAATCCGGTGCCGCCGGCCCGGACACGCCCATCGACGGCGTCGACGATCTCCTCGCCACGACGACCTACGACGGGATCCGCGTCGCCGCGCTGCACACCCGCCCGGCGACGCCGCCGGCGATCGGGACACCCGGGGCGGCACCGTTCGTCCGTGGTGCCCAGCTGCTGCGCGACGGCGGCGGCGCGGGCGGCACCACGCCGGCCGACACGGTCGCCGGGTGGGACGTGCGGGCCCGGTACGCCGACCCGGATCCGAAGGCCACCCGGGAGGCGGTGCTGACCGATCTCGCCAACGGGGTCACCTCCGTCTGGCTGGACCTGAGCTCCGGCGGGCTGGAGCCGGCCGACCTCGGCGACGCCCTCGACGGGGTGCACCTCGATCTGGCCGGTGTCGTCCTCGACTCCGGCGGACGCGGGCTCCCGGCGGTCGAGGCGTTCCTGGCGCTGGCCGCCAGTCGCCGTACCGACCCCGCCGAGCTGACCGGCAACCTCGGTCTCGACCCGGTGGGCTGGCAGGCCCGGACCGGCGAGCCGGCCGACCTGTCCGGGCTGACCGATCTGGTGGGCCGCCACGCCGACCGCTATCCCCGGCTGCGGTCGGTCTGTGTCGACGCCACCAGCTATCACGAGGCCGGCGGTAGCGACGCGCAGGAGCTCGGTTGCGCTCTGGCCACCGGGGTGGCGTACCTGCGGGCCCTGACGGCGGCCGGACTCGACGTGTCGGCCGCCTTCGCCGAGCTGGAGTTCCGGTACGCCGCGACCACCGACCAGTTCCTGACCATCGCCAAGCTGCGCGCCGCCCGACGGATGTGGTCCCGGGTGGCGCAGCTGTGTGGCGTACCGGACGCCGGTCGGCAACGTCAACACGCGGTGACGTCTCTGGCGGCGATGACCGCCCGGGACCCGTGGGTCAACATGCTGCGGACCACGGTCGCCTGCTTCGCCGCCGGAGTCGGCGGGGCCGACGCGGTCACCGTGACCCCGTTCGACGCGCGGTACGGGCCGCCCGACGGCTTCGCCCGACGGATCGCCCGCAACACCCAGTCGGTGCTGCTGGCCGAGGCGCATCTCGGCCGGGTGCTCGATCCGGCCGGCGGTTCCTGGTACGTCGAGCGGCTCACCGCCGACCTGGCCACGGTCGCCTGGGAGTGGTTCACCCGGATCGAGCGGGCCGGCGGCATCGCCACGGCCCTGGCCACGGGCCTCGTCGCGGAGGAGATCGAGGCCACCTGGGCCGAACGGGCGGCCAACCTGGCGCACCGGCGGGATCCGATCACCGGGGTCAGCGAGTTTCCCGACCTGGCCGAGGGCCCGCCGCGCGACGCCTCGGCCCGGCCGGCGCAGAGCGGCACAGCGGATCGGCCGGCGCAGAATGGCGCGCTGCCTCGCCGGTTCTACGCGCAGGACTTCGAAGCCTGCCGGGACCGCGCCGACGACCACCTGGCCGCCACCGGCACCCGACCATCGGTCTTCCTCGCCACGCTCGGTCCGCTGGCGGCGCACGGCGCCCGGGTCGGCTTCGCCACGAACCTCTTCGCGGCCGGCGGTATCGCCACCTCCCGGGCCGGGGCACCGGACGACGACCCGGCCGCCATCGCCGCCGCGTTCGCCGCCGACCCGACGATTGTCGCCTGCGTGTGCGGCACCGACCAGGCGTACGGCGAGCGCGCCGCGCCGCTGGCCGCCGCGCTCACGGCGGCGGGTGCCAAGCGCGTGTGGCTGGCCGGGCGGCCAGCCGGGATCGACCACGTCGACGGCTATCTGTACACCGGCTGCGACGCTCTGGCCGTACTGGAGACCACGCTGGACGACCTGGGGGTGGCACGATGA
- a CDS encoding oxygenase MpaB family protein has protein sequence MKDRYANLRRIRTQDPERDYLEIYQTMVRREFPWDSKLGLNLAFNRSFSLPRVAALHVATGELLRHTRKRVDDTGLLMYEMLLHGFDHPRGRESVRRINQIHHRYDIADEDYRYVLGCLVVVPIRWLGRYGWRAPCCHERAAAYHYYRQLGRRMGIDDIPGSYDEFAAWFDAYDAAQLRFSPQAARIEQATRALLRGRLPRPLAPVGDALVTAMYDDRLRAATGLTAAPVAVRVGLHVGLRLRAGLLRWAARPRRQPLFADGIRTPTYPDGYRISDLGPAGQ, from the coding sequence ATGAAGGACCGGTACGCCAACCTGCGACGGATCCGCACCCAGGACCCCGAGCGGGACTACCTGGAGATCTATCAGACAATGGTGCGCCGGGAGTTCCCGTGGGACAGCAAGCTCGGGCTCAACCTGGCGTTCAACCGGTCCTTCTCCCTCCCGCGCGTCGCCGCGCTGCACGTGGCGACCGGCGAGCTGCTGCGGCACACCCGCAAACGCGTCGACGACACCGGCCTGCTGATGTACGAAATGCTGCTGCACGGCTTCGACCACCCCCGGGGCCGGGAGTCGGTCCGCCGGATCAACCAGATCCACCACCGGTACGACATCGCCGACGAGGACTACCGCTACGTCCTCGGCTGCCTGGTGGTGGTGCCGATCCGCTGGCTGGGACGGTACGGCTGGCGGGCGCCCTGCTGCCACGAACGCGCCGCCGCCTACCACTACTACCGGCAGCTGGGGCGGCGGATGGGGATCGATGACATTCCCGGCTCCTACGACGAGTTCGCCGCCTGGTTCGACGCGTACGACGCGGCCCAGTTGCGGTTCAGCCCGCAGGCGGCGCGGATCGAACAAGCCACCCGGGCACTGTTGCGCGGCCGCCTGCCCCGCCCGCTCGCCCCGGTCGGCGACGCGCTGGTCACCGCCATGTACGACGATCGACTACGAGCCGCCACCGGGCTCACCGCCGCACCGGTGGCGGTCCGTGTCGGCCTGCACGTCGGGCTGAGGCTACGGGCGGGCCTTTTGAGGTGGGCCGCCCGACCCCGCCGCCAGCCGCTGTTCGCCGACGGCATCCGTACCCCGACCTATCCGGACGGATATCGGATCTCCGATCTTGGTCCCGCCGGTCAATGA
- a CDS encoding MAB_1171c family putative transporter: MDTLLYPVCAAAGWLAFGYKLRDLRRDRDNQVLRAMVYAFCAFSTGITFAIPAIAQAVEQATGLPNLAKLLAHAGVMAVAANSEILLLFLALPPATASHRARRRIVASTCAFALLAGLWLVTLTADPPVRLVVEDAAHPAVAGYLLVYLGVFVVYAGDLARLCWRFARATPRRWLRRGLRITAFGAAAALIYCVSKAGYLVAYRLGATPAGESQIAAVLVTIGALAMLVGLTLPTWGPAVDTGRIWTRRQRSWRQLAPLWRAVTSAAPQLVLDERAHRTTVALRDIDYALHRRITEIRDGRLALRPYIDQRIARAAGRLADDAGLDDESRSALVEAAMIAAGVRQAEAGAPVSRPDLSDPYDPPDGYPGEIAWLSQVARWYGRSALVDRARIVDRPAE; the protein is encoded by the coding sequence ATGGACACCCTTCTCTATCCGGTGTGCGCCGCCGCCGGCTGGCTCGCCTTCGGCTACAAGCTGCGCGACTTACGGCGCGACCGCGACAACCAGGTCCTGCGGGCCATGGTGTACGCGTTCTGCGCCTTCTCCACCGGGATCACCTTCGCGATCCCCGCGATCGCCCAGGCCGTGGAACAGGCCACCGGACTGCCCAACCTGGCCAAGCTGCTCGCCCACGCGGGCGTCATGGCAGTAGCGGCCAACTCCGAGATCCTGCTGCTGTTCCTGGCCCTGCCGCCAGCCACCGCCAGCCATCGCGCCCGGCGACGGATCGTCGCCTCGACCTGCGCCTTCGCCCTGCTCGCCGGGCTGTGGCTGGTCACCCTCACCGCCGACCCCCCGGTCCGGCTGGTCGTCGAGGACGCCGCGCACCCAGCCGTCGCCGGCTACCTGCTCGTCTACCTCGGTGTCTTCGTCGTCTACGCCGGCGACCTGGCCCGGCTCTGCTGGCGGTTCGCCCGGGCCACGCCGCGTCGATGGCTCCGGCGCGGGCTGCGGATCACCGCGTTCGGCGCGGCCGCCGCGCTGATCTACTGCGTCAGTAAGGCCGGATATCTGGTGGCGTACCGGCTGGGCGCGACGCCCGCCGGCGAGTCGCAGATCGCCGCCGTCCTGGTGACCATCGGCGCGTTGGCGATGCTCGTCGGACTGACCCTGCCCACCTGGGGCCCGGCGGTGGACACCGGGCGGATCTGGACGCGGCGGCAACGCTCCTGGCGGCAACTCGCCCCGTTGTGGCGGGCGGTGACCAGCGCCGCACCTCAACTCGTCCTCGACGAGCGCGCACACCGGACGACCGTCGCGCTGCGCGACATCGACTACGCGCTACACCGGCGGATCACCGAGATCCGCGATGGCCGGTTGGCGCTGCGGCCGTACATCGACCAGCGGATCGCGCGGGCCGCCGGTCGACTGGCCGACGACGCCGGCCTCGACGACGAAAGCCGCTCGGCGCTGGTCGAGGCCGCCATGATCGCCGCCGGTGTCCGCCAAGCGGAGGCCGGCGCGCCGGTGTCGCGGCCCGACCTGTCCGACCCGTACGACCCACCCGACGGCTATCCGGGCGAGATCGCCTGGCTGAGCCAGGTGGCCCGGTGGTACGGACGCTCCGCGCTGGTCGACCGCGCGCGGATCGTGGACCGGCCAGCCGAGTGA
- a CDS encoding helix-turn-helix domain-containing protein, which produces MTGGGVAPPAGSDRSTLADKLNLLFETVHPAGRDPYTSREVADAIRGRGGSISDVYIWQLRTGRRTNPTKEHLEALADFFDVDPAYFFDRRRSGEIERDLHALHAMRNLKVRAVATRLSALPDEQLDAVGDILDRVMQALQTQRGGTAGPPTDERPTP; this is translated from the coding sequence GTGACGGGCGGCGGCGTTGCTCCCCCAGCCGGATCCGATCGGTCGACCCTGGCCGACAAGCTCAACCTGCTGTTCGAGACAGTGCACCCGGCGGGCCGGGACCCGTACACCTCACGGGAGGTCGCCGACGCCATCCGCGGTCGCGGCGGCTCCATCTCCGACGTCTACATCTGGCAGCTGCGCACCGGCCGACGGACCAACCCCACCAAGGAACATCTCGAAGCCCTCGCCGACTTCTTCGACGTCGACCCGGCCTACTTCTTCGACCGACGGCGCTCCGGCGAGATCGAACGCGACCTGCACGCCCTGCACGCCATGCGCAACCTGAAGGTACGCGCGGTGGCCACCCGGCTCAGCGCGCTACCCGACGAGCAACTCGACGCCGTCGGCGACATCCTCGACCGGGTCATGCAGGCGTTGCAGACCCAACGAGGCGGTACGGCGGGTCCACCGACCGACGAACGGCCCACCCCGTGA
- a CDS encoding metallophosphoesterase, producing MTRPLWQTTVMVSILALLLGTVAPVGASAGAGGSTLALLTEPFLQSPEKNSVRVVWLTEFHGRHHVVVVGERADELNRAELRAAATGGKIRGVRVFAARTGELSRTAEDAASQIPNPPAQITRRHIWRHEATVRGLGVGSRTPYRVVSIDTGAMVASDTYTLAPAAASGQAQKILLTSDHQSMPNTPANLQKAVETVGRIDAVFLAGDLVNIPDRASEWFDDQRGGAFFPALQGRAARTVNGVTYSGGEILQNAPIYPAIGNHEVQGRSGLPTLNESFNAPVPREVAEAAYRKVAKQVNPRNNRKIKERWILENSFNTETYEEIFSLPTSGAGGERYYATTVGDVRLISLFATRIWRGTGIAADPANWQRTRYTESPASHGNPLAQGWGSHIFEEIGVGSKQYEWLRREVSSKKFRDARYTVVMLHEGPHGLGDNVAPAFTDPVRTEQTDAAGNLSIRYDYPREANYLTRDVAPLLESAGVDLVLNGHSHLWNRFTADAGTHYLETSNVGNSYGAYHPLSGRSRPIPPAPWNPDNYLAQGNPGGLEPQLPTVAPLTDPAGTPLPFVQSNDYSVFSVLDTGTGEVTSYVYDMRTPEVTPTVLDRFPLGG from the coding sequence GTGACCAGACCGCTCTGGCAAACGACCGTCATGGTCTCGATACTCGCCCTGCTCCTGGGCACCGTCGCACCGGTCGGCGCGAGCGCCGGCGCCGGTGGCTCGACGCTGGCGCTACTCACCGAACCGTTCCTGCAGTCGCCGGAGAAGAACTCGGTACGGGTCGTCTGGCTCACCGAGTTCCACGGCCGGCACCACGTCGTCGTGGTCGGCGAGCGCGCCGACGAGCTCAACCGGGCCGAACTGCGGGCCGCCGCCACCGGCGGCAAGATCCGTGGCGTACGGGTGTTCGCCGCCCGTACCGGGGAACTGTCCCGCACCGCCGAGGACGCGGCCTCGCAGATCCCGAACCCGCCGGCGCAGATCACCCGCCGGCACATCTGGCGGCACGAAGCGACCGTGCGCGGGCTCGGGGTCGGCAGCCGTACGCCGTACCGGGTGGTGTCGATCGACACCGGCGCGATGGTTGCCTCCGACACCTACACCCTGGCTCCGGCGGCCGCGTCCGGTCAGGCCCAGAAGATCCTGCTCACGAGCGACCACCAGTCGATGCCGAACACTCCGGCCAACCTGCAGAAGGCGGTCGAGACGGTCGGCCGGATCGACGCCGTCTTCCTCGCCGGTGACCTGGTGAACATCCCGGACCGCGCGTCGGAGTGGTTCGACGACCAGCGGGGCGGCGCGTTCTTCCCGGCGTTGCAGGGCCGCGCCGCGCGAACGGTCAACGGCGTCACCTACTCCGGTGGTGAGATCCTGCAGAACGCACCGATCTATCCGGCGATCGGCAACCACGAGGTGCAGGGCCGCAGCGGGCTGCCGACGCTGAACGAGTCGTTCAACGCGCCGGTGCCGCGTGAGGTGGCCGAGGCCGCGTACCGGAAGGTCGCCAAGCAGGTCAACCCGCGCAACAACCGCAAGATCAAGGAACGCTGGATCCTGGAGAACTCGTTCAACACCGAGACGTACGAGGAAATCTTCAGCCTGCCGACCAGCGGTGCCGGCGGCGAACGCTACTACGCGACGACCGTCGGGGACGTACGGCTGATCTCGCTGTTCGCGACCCGGATCTGGCGCGGCACCGGGATCGCCGCCGATCCGGCCAACTGGCAGCGGACCCGCTACACCGAGTCGCCGGCGTCCCATGGGAATCCGCTGGCCCAGGGCTGGGGCTCGCACATCTTCGAGGAGATCGGGGTCGGCAGCAAGCAGTACGAGTGGTTGCGCCGCGAGGTGTCGAGCAAGAAGTTCCGCGACGCGCGGTACACCGTGGTGATGCTGCACGAGGGTCCACACGGGCTCGGCGACAATGTCGCTCCGGCGTTCACCGATCCGGTCCGTACCGAGCAGACCGACGCCGCCGGCAACCTGTCGATCCGCTACGACTACCCGCGTGAGGCCAACTACCTGACCCGCGACGTCGCGCCGCTGCTGGAGTCCGCCGGGGTCGACCTGGTCCTCAACGGCCACTCACACCTGTGGAACCGGTTCACCGCCGACGCCGGCACCCACTACCTGGAAACGTCCAACGTGGGCAACTCGTACGGTGCGTACCACCCGCTGTCCGGCCGGTCCCGGCCCATTCCGCCAGCGCCGTGGAACCCGGACAACTACCTCGCCCAGGGCAACCCGGGCGGGCTGGAACCGCAGCTCCCGACGGTCGCGCCACTGACCGACCCGGCCGGTACGCCGCTGCCGTTCGTGCAGAGCAACGACTATTCGGTGTTCAGTGTCTTGGACACCGGCACCGGTGAAGTGACCAGCTACGTGTACGACATGCGGACCCCGGAGGTCACGCCGACCGTACTGGACCGCTTCCCGCTCGGCGGCTGA
- the yidD gene encoding membrane protein insertion efficiency factor YidD has translation MIKKSWVTAWENRRRRRRTSRSRFDGCCDCDCCDLGLFSSLLAVGAPAATATRAPALDRMGVAAIRGYRRWLSPYWPGRCRYTPSCSAYGLAAVQDHGLGAGGRMAATRLRRCRPDVPRGTHDPVHPSST, from the coding sequence ATGATCAAGAAATCCTGGGTGACCGCGTGGGAGAACCGCCGGCGGCGCCGCCGGACGAGCCGGTCCCGATTCGACGGCTGCTGCGACTGCGACTGCTGCGACCTGGGACTGTTTTCCTCGTTGCTCGCCGTCGGCGCGCCGGCGGCGACCGCGACCCGGGCACCCGCGCTGGACCGGATGGGCGTGGCGGCGATCCGCGGCTACCGGCGCTGGCTGTCGCCGTACTGGCCGGGTCGGTGCCGGTACACCCCCAGCTGCAGCGCCTACGGGCTGGCGGCGGTCCAGGACCACGGGCTCGGCGCGGGTGGCCGGATGGCGGCGACCCGGCTGCGCCGCTGCCGGCCCGACGTGCCGCGCGGCACCCACGACCCGGTCCACCCAAGTTCGACCTGA
- the ptsP gene encoding phosphoenolpyruvate--protein phosphotransferase: MTERLTGLGVSAGLAAGPVHRMAAAPRLPATAPVDDPAAEAERAVAALTSVAAELARRAGAASDPTAAEILRAQVLMAEDPVLHDAVTERVKAGTDAPHAIADALAEHRAMFAAAGGYLAERVADLDDLRDRAVAVCLGQPMPGIPDPGEPFVLAAADLAPADTAGLDPSRVLALVTAAGGPTSHTTIVARSLGLPAVVRCPGILDVPDATLVTVDGTTGEVTVGVDAVAVSGTRRRERYRRERLAATTGPGRTADGHPVALLANVGSAGDLVDDVEGVGLFRTELLYLDRTEPPGLDEQVSAYAEVFAAAGGRKVVLRTLDAGADKPLPFLHAGEEPNPALGVRGLRTARRRPEVLRTQLTAIAQAAGATGAHVWVMAPMVTTAAEAADFAEQVRAVGLPIVGAMVEVPAAALRAEALLRQVDFLSIGTNDLSQYAFAADRLCGDLADLLDPWQPVLLELIATCARAGTAVGKPVGVCGEAAADPALAVVLVGLGVSSLSMSARSVPAVRAALAAHTLDDCQRLARAALAAPDAVGARAAGSAHVAAG; encoded by the coding sequence ATGACTGAGCGGCTGACCGGACTCGGGGTCAGCGCCGGTCTGGCCGCCGGGCCGGTCCACCGGATGGCCGCCGCGCCACGGCTGCCCGCCACGGCACCGGTCGACGATCCGGCGGCCGAGGCCGAACGGGCCGTCGCCGCGTTGACCTCGGTCGCCGCCGAGCTGGCCCGCCGGGCCGGGGCCGCCAGCGACCCGACCGCCGCCGAGATCCTGCGCGCCCAGGTGTTGATGGCCGAGGACCCGGTGCTGCACGACGCCGTCACCGAACGGGTGAAGGCCGGCACGGACGCCCCACACGCCATCGCCGACGCGCTCGCCGAACACCGGGCGATGTTCGCCGCCGCCGGCGGCTACCTCGCCGAGCGCGTCGCCGACCTGGACGACCTGCGGGACCGGGCGGTAGCGGTCTGCCTGGGGCAGCCGATGCCCGGCATCCCGGATCCGGGGGAACCGTTCGTCCTCGCGGCCGCCGACCTGGCCCCGGCGGACACCGCCGGTCTCGACCCCTCCCGGGTTCTCGCGCTGGTCACCGCCGCCGGTGGACCGACCAGCCACACCACGATCGTGGCCCGGTCGCTCGGACTGCCGGCCGTGGTGCGCTGTCCCGGCATCCTCGACGTGCCGGACGCCACCCTGGTCACCGTGGACGGCACCACCGGCGAGGTCACCGTCGGAGTGGACGCCGTGGCCGTCAGCGGGACCCGTCGGCGCGAGCGGTACCGCCGCGAGCGGCTGGCCGCCACCACCGGTCCCGGGCGTACCGCCGACGGCCATCCGGTGGCGCTGCTGGCCAACGTCGGGTCGGCGGGCGATCTCGTCGACGACGTCGAAGGGGTCGGGCTGTTCCGCACCGAACTGCTCTACCTGGACCGTACCGAGCCGCCGGGGTTGGACGAGCAGGTCTCGGCGTACGCCGAGGTCTTCGCCGCCGCAGGCGGCCGCAAGGTGGTGCTGCGCACGCTCGACGCCGGCGCGGACAAGCCGCTGCCGTTCCTGCACGCCGGAGAAGAGCCCAACCCGGCGCTCGGGGTACGGGGCCTGCGCACCGCCCGACGCCGCCCGGAGGTGCTCCGCACCCAGTTGACGGCGATCGCCCAGGCCGCCGGTGCGACCGGCGCCCACGTGTGGGTGATGGCGCCGATGGTGACCACCGCGGCCGAGGCGGCCGACTTCGCCGAACAGGTCAGGGCGGTCGGGCTACCCATCGTGGGCGCGATGGTGGAGGTGCCGGCCGCCGCGCTGCGCGCCGAGGCGCTGCTGCGCCAGGTCGACTTCCTCAGCATCGGCACCAACGACCTGAGCCAGTACGCGTTCGCCGCCGACCGGCTCTGCGGCGACCTCGCCGACCTGCTGGACCCGTGGCAGCCTGTGCTGCTGGAGCTCATCGCCACCTGCGCGCGGGCCGGCACGGCGGTCGGCAAACCGGTCGGGGTCTGCGGCGAGGCGGCGGCCGACCCGGCCCTGGCCGTGGTGCTGGTCGGCCTGGGAGTGTCCAGCCTGTCCATGTCGGCCCGGTCGGTGCCGGCGGTACGGGCGGCGCTCGCCGCGCACACTCTCGACGACTGCCAGCGGCTGGCCCGGGCCGCGCTGGCCGCGCCGGACGCGGTCGGCGCGCGAGCGGCGGGGTCCGCGCACGTCGCCGCTGGCTGA